One region of Fervidobacterium sp. genomic DNA includes:
- a CDS encoding sugar ABC transporter permease: MKGIKANKIKESILAYLFLLPALVVLSIFTFWPIGFSFVLSFFKWDFRNMRNPYFYGLGNYKEILKFDYPVKFPFHIGLIYSLVYIALAVISVLLIFSLLNIIRKKKFEKGFLFTTVVLMLYFSLRTAINLYFAIALNIIIYISIILVLKFRLIDTKIVNEHLWIAAAIGIISYIIFEFKFPAGYNNIQYGIISYFMDASEKNLFFKALVNTTYYVILTVPIGLTLALLIALLLNNEIKFKAVFRTAFFIPFVTSSVAVGLIWKWIYNDDVGLLNYIFSTVGLQPVKWLKDAKWTIPTVSIVSIWKNVGYNAMIFLAGLQNIDTFYYEAAEVDGANSLQKFLKITWPLLSPTTFFLIIVSVIGAFKVFQEVFILYDGLPGPYGNSGMTMVYYVFDLFYRQQRMGIASAAAYLLFIVILVFTFIQYRVGDRVVEYVS, translated from the coding sequence ATGAAAGGTATAAAGGCTAACAAGATAAAAGAGAGTATCTTAGCTTACTTGTTCTTACTCCCAGCCCTTGTTGTGCTGTCAATTTTTACATTCTGGCCCATAGGGTTTTCGTTTGTATTGAGCTTTTTTAAATGGGATTTTAGAAACATGCGTAATCCATATTTCTACGGACTCGGGAATTATAAGGAAATTCTAAAATTCGATTATCCAGTAAAATTTCCGTTTCACATTGGGCTAATTTATAGTCTTGTTTATATTGCGCTTGCAGTGATATCTGTATTACTGATTTTTAGCTTGTTAAACATAATTAGGAAAAAGAAATTTGAAAAAGGATTTCTTTTTACAACTGTTGTACTAATGCTGTATTTTTCTTTAAGAACGGCTATTAATCTTTATTTTGCAATCGCTTTAAACATTATCATTTATATTTCAATAATTCTGGTACTGAAGTTTAGATTAATCGATACAAAAATTGTAAATGAACATTTGTGGATTGCTGCGGCAATAGGCATTATTTCGTATATAATTTTCGAGTTCAAATTTCCAGCAGGTTACAACAATATCCAGTATGGTATAATTAGTTATTTCATGGACGCATCTGAAAAAAACTTGTTTTTCAAAGCTCTTGTAAACACAACCTATTATGTTATACTTACTGTTCCCATTGGTCTAACTTTAGCACTCTTGATAGCTCTTTTGTTAAACAACGAAATAAAATTCAAAGCGGTATTCAGAACAGCATTCTTCATCCCATTTGTAACATCTTCCGTAGCTGTAGGTTTAATTTGGAAATGGATATACAACGATGACGTGGGATTACTCAATTATATATTCTCAACTGTAGGATTACAACCTGTAAAGTGGCTAAAAGATGCAAAGTGGACAATACCAACTGTAAGTATAGTGTCAATTTGGAAGAATGTAGGATACAACGCAATGATTTTCTTAGCAGGTTTACAAAATATCGATACATTCTATTATGAAGCAGCAGAAGTAGACGGTGCAAACAGCTTACAAAAGTTCTTAAAAATTACTTGGCCCTTACTTTCTCCAACCACTTTCTTTCTAATAATTGTTTCTGTTATTGGGGCTTTTAAGGTCTTTCAAGAAGTTTTTATCTTATACGATGGATTACCTGGACCTTACGGAAACAGTGGTATGACAATGGTTTATTATGTTTTTGACCTATTTTACAGGCAACAAAGGATGGGTATAGCAAGTGCCGCTGCCTATTTGTTATTTATAGTTATTCTTGTATTCACGTTTATACAATATCGCGTTGGCGACAGAGTTGTGGAATACGTGAGCTAA